A stretch of Telopea speciosissima isolate NSW1024214 ecotype Mountain lineage chromosome 11, Tspe_v1, whole genome shotgun sequence DNA encodes these proteins:
- the LOC122646238 gene encoding probable metal-nicotianamine transporter YSL7 has product MVGLVLSVLFSFIVMKLNLTTGIIPSLNVSAGLLGFFFVKTWTKFLEKTGWLRQPFTRQENTVIQTCVVASSGISFSGGFGSYLFGMSEVIAKQSTDFNDAQNVKNPQIAWMIGFLFVVSFIGLFSVVPLRKIMVIDFKLIYPSGTATAHLINSFHTPQGAKIAKKQVKTLGKFFSFSFLWGFFQWFFTAGDNCGFESFPTFGLKAFQNRFYFDFSATYVGVGMICPHIINVSVLLGSILSWGIMWPLIGDKAGVWYSASLSSSSLHGLQGYRVFISIAMILGDGLYNFVKVLSRTFIGLSREIRDKRNAVLPVADRNSPASTVPSYDDERRTKLFLKDQIPLWLAVGGYVTIAIISIITLPHIFHPLKWYYILVLYIFAPILAFCNAYGCGLTDWSLASTYGKLAIFIIGAWAGASHGGVLAGLAACGVMMNIVSTASDLSQDFKTGYLTLASPRSMFISQVIGTAMGCVISPCVFWIFYKAFPDMGQQGTQYPAPNAVVYRSMAMLGVEGFSSLPDHCLQLCYGFFAISIFINAIRDSVGKKWAKYIPLPMAMAIPFYLGSYFAIDMFVGTVIIFVWQKLNKAKADTFGPAVASGLICGDGIWTLPSSVLAMAKVNPPICMKFLSRATNIKVDAFLNPS; this is encoded by the exons ATGGTGGGATTGGTTCTTTCAGTTTTGTTCAGTTTCATTGTCATGAAATTGAACCTCACTACAGGTATCATTCCTTCCCTCAATGTCTCTGCTGGACTTCTAGGGTTTTTCTTCGTCAAGACATGGACGAAATTTCTGGAGAAAACTGGTTGGCTCAGACAACCTTTTACAAGGCAAGAGAATACCGTTATCCAGACCTGCGTCGTTGCAAGCTCCGGCATCTCTTTTAGCG GTGGTTTTGGGAGTTATCTCTTTGGAATGAGTGAGGTTATAGCAAAGCAATCAACAGATTTTAATGATGCTCAAAATGTTAAAAACCCACAAATTGCATGGATGATTGGGTTTCTCTTTGTTGTTAGTTTCATTGGCCTCTTCTCTGTGGTTCCGCTTAGAAAG ATCATGGTCATTGACTTTAAACTAATCTACCCAAGTGGCACTGCTACTGCACACCTTATAAACAGTTTCCACACTCCTCAAGGAGCCAAAATAGCTAAGAAACAAGTCAAGACTTTGGGCAAGTTCTTCAGCTTCAGTTTCTTGTGGGGTTTCTTTCAATGGTTCTTCACTGCAGGAGATAATTGTGGATTTGAATCATTTCCTACATTTGGTCTCAAAGCTTTTCAGAACAG GTTTTACTTTGATTTCTCTGCAACTTATGTTGGGGTTGGGATGATCTGTCCACACATCATAAACGTATCTGTGTTACTTGGATCAATTCTCTCATGGGGTATTATGTGGCCTCTTATAGGTGATAAAGCAGGTGTTTGGTATTCTGCAAGTCTTTCATCTAGCAGTCTCCATGGCTTACAAGGTTACAGGGTTTTCATTTCAATTGCCATGATACTAGGAGATGGTTTATACAACTTTGTGAAGGTGCTGAGTCGAACATTCATCGGCTTGTCTAGAGAAATTCGTGACAAAAGAAATGCAGTTCTCCCTGTTGCTGATCGCAACTCGCCTGCAAGTACAGTCCCCTCTTATGATGATGAACGACGAACCAAACTCTTCCTCAAAGATCAAATTCCACTCTGGCTTGCAGTAGGAGGCTATGTTACTATTGCTATTATCTCTATTATTACACTTCCACACATCTTCCACCCTCTCAAGTGGTATTACATCTTGGTCCTCTACATCTTTGCACCAATTCTAGCTTTTTGTAATGCATATGGGTGTGGTCTGACTGACTGGTCCCTAGCATCCACATATGGAAAGCTTGCTATATTCATAATTGGTGCATGGGCTGGGGCATCACATGGAGGGGTTCTTGCAGGTCTTGCAGCTTGTGGTGTCATGATGAACATTGTTTCCACTGCATCTGATCTCTCACAGGACTTCAAAACAGGGTACCTGACCTTGGCTTCACCAAGGTCAATGTTCATAAGCCAAGTAATTGGGACTGCAATGGGTTGTGTTATCTCCCCATGTGTCTTCTGGATCTTCTACAAGGCTTTCCCTGATATGGGTCAACAAGGGACACAATACCCTGCCCCTAATGCAGTTGTATACAGAAGCATGGCTATGTTAGGTGTTGAGGGGTTCTCATCTCTTCCTGACCATTGCCTTCAACTTTGCTACGGGTTCTTCGCTATATCAATTTTCATAAATGCAATCAGAGATTCTGTAGGAAAGAAATGGGCTAAGTATATTCCACTCCCAATGGCCATGGCAATACCCTTCTACCTTGGCTCTTACTTTGCCATTGACATGTTTGTTGGAACTGTGATAATATTTGTGTGGCAGAAGTTAAACAAGGCCAAAGCAGATACATTTGGACCTGCAGTAGCTTCTGGTTTGATCTGTGGTGATGGGATATGGACTTTGCCCAGTTCAGTACTTGCTATGGCTAAGGTGAATCCACCCATCTGCATGAAGTTTCTGTCAAGGGCAACAAATATTAAAGTTGATGCTTTCTTGAACCCTAGTTAA
- the LOC122646239 gene encoding probable metal-nicotianamine transporter YSL7 produces MKLSLTTGIIPSLNVSAGLLGFFFVKTWTKFLDKTGWLKQPFTRQENTVIQTCVVASSGISFSGGFGSYLFGMSGVVAKQATSFNDSQNVKNPQIGWIVAFLFVVSFIGLFSVVPLRKIMIIDYRLTYPSGTATAHLINSFHTPQGAKVAKKQVHTLTKFFSFSFLWGFFQWFFTGGDGCGFVNFPTFGLEAFTNKFYFDFSATYVGVGMICPYIINISVLIGGIIAWGIMWPLIETKKGDWYPASLKETSLHGLQGYRVFISIALILGDGLYHFVKVLSITVINFSKASKDKKDEGLSISDPSLSYDDERRTKLFLKDQIPTWFAVGGYVLIAIISIIVLPFIFHPLKWYFILIIYIFAPVLAFCNSYGCGLTDWSLASTYGKLAIFTIGAWAGASHGGVLAGLAACGVMMNIVSTASDLSQDFKTGYLTLASPKSMFISQVIGTAMGCVISPCVFWIFYKAFPDIGQPGSAYPAPFALVYRSMSMLGIEGFSSLPGHCLQLCYIFFAVAIVINGIKDVVGKKWAKYIPLPMAMAIPFYLGTYFAIDMCVGSLILFVWQKVNKARADIFAPAVASGMICGDGIWSLPTAILALAKINPPICMKFLSAAANAKVDTFLAG; encoded by the exons ATGAAGCTGAGCCTCACCACAGGTATCATACCTTCTCTCAATGTCTCTGCTGGGCTTTTGGGGTTCTTCTTTGTGAAGACATGGACTAAGTTCCTCGATAAGACTGGTTGGCTCAAACAACCCTTCACTAGACAAGAGAACACTGTCATCCAGACCTGCGTCGTTGCTAGCTCCGGGATCTCTTTCAGCG GAGGTTTTGGGAGTTACCTGTTTGGAATGAGTGGGGTTGTGGCAAAGCAAGCAACAAGTTTTAATGATTCCCAAAATGTTAAGAACCCACAAATTGGATGGATTGTGGCGTTTCTCTTTGTTGTTAGTTTCATTGGTCTCTTCTCTGTTGTGCCTCTTCGGAAG ATCATGATTATTGACTATAGATTGACTTACCCAAGTGGAACTGCAACTGCACACCTTATAAACAGCTTCCACACTCCTCAAGGAGCCAAAGTAGCCAA GAAACAAGTTCATACATTGACCAAGTTCTTCAGCTTCAGCTTCTTATGGGGTTTCTTTCAATGGTTTTTCACTGGAGGGGATGGTTGTGGATTTGTAAACTTCCCAACATTTGGTCTTGAAGCCTTTACCAATAA GTTTTACTTCGATTTCTCCGCGACTTATGTTGGGGTTGGGATGATCTGTCCATACATCATAAACATATCTGTGTTAATTGGAGGAATTATCGCATGGGGTATTATGTGGCCTCTTATAGAAACTAAAAAAGGTGATTGGTATCCTGCAAGCCTCAAAGAGACCAGTCTCCATGGATTGCAAGGTTACAGG GTTTTCATCTCTATTGCCTTGATACTAGGAGATGGTCTATACCACTTTGTGAAGGTGCTGAGCATAACAGTCATTAACTTTTCTAAAGCAAGCAAGGACAAAAAAGATGAGGGTCTCTCTATCTCCGACCCATCTCTTTCTTATGATGATGAACGACGAACCAAATTGTTCCTCAAAGACCAAATTCCAACTTGGTTTGCAGTAGGAGGCTATGTTCTTATTGCTATTATCTCCATTATTGTACTACCTTTCATCTTCCACCCACTCAAGTGGTACTTCATCTTGATCATCTATATTTTTGCTCCAGTTCTAGCATTTTGTAATTCATATGGATGTGGGCTTACTGATTGGTCTCTAGCCTCCACATATGGGAAGCTTGCCATCTTCACAATTGGGGCATGGGCTGGGGCATCACATGGAGGGGTTCTAGCAGGTCTTGCAGCTTGTGGTGTCATGATGAACATTGTTTCCACTGCTTCTGATCTCTCACAGGACTTCAAAACAGGGTACCTGACCTTGGCTTCACCAAAGTCAATGTTTATAAGCCAAGTAATTGGGACTGCAATGGGTTGTGTTATCTCCCCATGTGTCTTCTGGATCTTCTACAAGGCTTTCCCTGATATAGGTCAACCTGGTTCAGCATATCCAGCCCCTTTTGCACTCGTCTATCGTAGCATGTCTATGCTTGGTATTGAAGGGTTCTCATCTCTGCCAGGCCATTGCCTTCAACTTTGCTATATTTTCTTTGCTGTAGCGATTGTCATAAATGGGATCAAAGATGTTGTAGGAAAGAAATGGGCTAAGTATATCCCACTCCCAATGGCTATGGCAATACCATTCTACCTAGGGACTTACTTTGCCATTGACATGTGTGTTGGAAGCTTGATATTATTTGTGTGGCAAAAGGTGAACAAGGCTAGGGCAGATATATTTGCACCAGCAGTTGCTTCTGGTATGATCTGTGGTGATGGGATATGGTCTTTGCCCACTGCCATTCTTGCTTTGGCTAAGATAAATCCACCCATCTGCATGAAGTTCCTTTCAGCTGCAGCAAATGCAAAAGTTGATACTTTCTTGGCGGGTTAA